One part of the Prunus persica cultivar Lovell chromosome G5, Prunus_persica_NCBIv2, whole genome shotgun sequence genome encodes these proteins:
- the LOC18777632 gene encoding haloacid dehalogenase-like hydrolase domain-containing protein Sgpp encodes MTASSGENSVDSKSSLSGLAPLEAVLFDIDGTLCDSDPIHFYAFREMLPEIGFNGGVPITAEYYIENFAGKHNDDVARILFPDDFERGLKFTEDKEAMFRRLATEQLKPVNGIYKVKKWVEDRGLKRAAVTNAPRPNAELMLTILGLTDFFQALIIGNECKHAKPHPEPYLKALEILNVSKDHTFVFEDSVSGIKAGVAAGMPVIGLTTGNPEHILIEEKPTFLIKDYNDSKLWAALEELDKKSGSSSATSGA; translated from the exons TGCCCCACTTGAAGCAGTACTATTTGATATTGATGGAACTCTGTGTGATTCAGATCCCATTCATTTCTATGCCTTCCGCGAAATGCTTCCAGAG ATAGGTTTCAATGGAGGGGTTCCAATCACTGCGGAGTACTATATTGAGAATTTTGCTGGGAAGCATAATGATGATGTTGCTAGGATACTCTTTCCTGATGACTTCGAAAGAGGCTTAAAGTTCACTGAGGACAAGGAAGCCATGTTTCGTAG ATTGGCAACAGAACAATTGAAGCCTGTGAATGGCATTTATAAAGTGAAGAAATGGGTTGAAGATCGTGGGCTGAAACGGGCTGCCGTTACTAATGCTCCCAGACCAAATGCTGAGCTAATGCTCACAATACTTGGCCTCACAGATTTTTTTCAAGCTCTTATTATTGGGAACGAGTGCAAGCATGCCAAGCCACACCCAGAGCCCTACTTGAAGGCTCTTGAAATACTCAACGTATCAAAAGATCACACTTTTGTGTTTGAG GATTCTGTCTCTGGGATTAAAGCTGGAGTTGCAGCCGGTATGCCAGTTATTGGTTTAACCACCGGAAATCCAGAACACATACTAATTGAAGAAAAACCGACCTTTCTCATAAAGGATTACAATGATTCAAAATTGTGGGCAGCATTAGAAGAGCTTGATAAGAAGAGTGGTAGCAGTAGCGCTACAAGTGGAGCTTAA
- the LOC18776356 gene encoding adenylate isopentenyltransferase 5, chloroplastic encodes MEFVHANGPFHNKTKVIFVLGSTGCGKTKLSIDLATRYNGEIINSDKIQVYKGLDIVTNKATKPEQRGILHHLLGSIQDPEADFTVQDFCLQVPKALDEITKRNRVPIIAGGSNTYIEALVEDPTLRFQDKYDCCFIWLDVSLPVLYNRVSERVDEMVDAGLVDELREMFVPGADYERGIRRAIGAPEMHAYFMAEMDHSADEAGKEFLFKDGIQKTKDNTLKLAESQVQKIERLGTKWDIHRIDVTAVHESRGKKAVVAWENLVLKPSFSIVSEFLEMDG; translated from the coding sequence ATGGAATTTGTGCATGCCAATGGTCCTTTCCACAACAAGACCAAGGTTATTTTTGTATTGGGCTCGACCGGGtgtggaaaaacaaaactctCCATCGACTTAGCCACTCGTTACAACGGTGAAATAATCAACTCCGACAAAATCCAAGTCTACAAAGGCCTTGACATTGTGACCAACAAAGCTACAAAGCCCGAGCAAAGAGGCATCCTCCATCACCTGCTAGGGTCCATCCAAGACCCGGAAGCTGATTTCACGGTGCAGGACTTTTGTCTTCAAGTGCCCAAAGCCCTCGATGAGATCACGAAGCGCAACCGCGTCCCGATCATTGCTGGTGGATCCAACACTTACATCGAGGCGCTTGTCGAAGATCCGACGCTCAGGTTCCAAGATAAATATGATTGCTGCTTCATATGGCTTGATGTGTCTTTGCCTGTGCTCTATAATCGTGTCTCTGAAAGAGTGGATGAAATGGTGGATGCTGGGCTTGTGGATGAGCTCCGGGAAATGTTTGTTCCCGGGGCAGATTATGAGCGCGGCATTCGTCGGGCTATTGGAGCTCCTGAGATGCATGCATATTTCATGGCTGAAATGGATCATTCAGCAGATGAGGCCGGAAAGGAGTTTCTGTTCAAAGATGGGATTCAAAAAACTAAGGACAATACTTTGAAACTTGCTGAGAGCCAGGTGCAGAAAATTGAACGTCTCGGGACCAAATGGGATATCCATCGGATTGATGTGACTGCCGTGCATGAGAGCCGTGGAAAGAAAGCTGTGGTTGCATGGGAAAACTTGGTTTTAAAGCCAAGCTTCTCCATTGTGAGTGAATTTTTGGAAATGGATGGCTAA
- the LOC18777657 gene encoding dynamin-related protein 1E, translating into MATMEGLIGLVNRIQRACTVLGDYGGDSALPTLWESLPSVAVVGGQSSGKSSVLESIVGRDFLPRGSGIVTRRPLVLQLHKTEQGMQEYAEFLHMEKKRFTDFSVIRKEIQDETDRITGRSKQISHVPIHLSIYSPNVVNLTLIDLPGLTKVAVEGQPESIVQDIENMVRSFIEKPNCIILAITPANQDIATSDAIRIARQVDPAGERTFGVLTKLDLMDKGTNALDVLEGRSYRLQHPWVGIVNRSQVDINKNVDMIAARRREREFFSSSPDYGNLASKMGSEYLAKLLSKHLESVIKARIPGIASLINKSIGELEAELDYLGRPVAIDAGAQLYTILELCRAFDRIFKEHLDGGRPGGDRIFAVFDHQLPVALKRLPFDRHLSLQNVRKVVSEADGYQPHLIAPEQGYRRLIDSSLNYFRGPSEASVDAVHFILKEIVRRSIAETQELKRFPTLQAELAAAANEALERFREDSKKTTLRLVDMESSYLTVDFFRKLPQQVEKVGGNPSAASDDRYAEGHFHRIGSNVSSYVGMVSETLKNSIPKAVVHCQVREAKRSLLNDFYIQLGKKEGRQLAQLLGENPEVMERRQQCAKRLELYKSARDEIDSVSWS; encoded by the exons TAGGCCTCGTCAATCGAATTCAGAGGGCCTGCACGGTCCTCGGTGACTATGGTGGGGACTCTGCTTTGCCTACTCTCTGGGAGTCTCTTCCTTCCGTTGCCGTCGTCGGAGGCCAG AGCTCTGGAAAGTCGTCGGTGTTAGAGAGCATTGTTGGGCGTGATTTTCTTCCGAGAGGGTCAG GGATTGTGACGAGAAGACCATTGGTCTTGCAGCTGCATAAGACAGAACAGGGGATGCAGGAGTATGCTGAGTTCCTCCacatggaaaagaaaagattcaCTGATTTCT CTGTGATTCGGAAGGAAATTCAGGATGAAACTGACAGAATCACTGGGAGGTCGAAACAGATTTCTCATGTTCCTATTCATCTCAGTATCTACTCCCCTAATG TTGTCAATCTAACATTGATAGATTTGCCTGGTTTAACCAAGGTTGCTGTAG AGGGGCAGCCAGAGAGTATTGTTCAAGACATTGAAAACATGGTTCGTTCTTTTATTGAGAAG CCTAACTGCATCATCCTGGCAATAACTCCAGCCAATCAAGACATAGCAACATCTGATGCTATAAGGATCGCTAGACAAGTTGATCCTGCAG GTGAAAGGACATTTGGTGTGTTGACAAAGCTTGATTTAATGGATAAGGGAACAAATGCTTTGGAT GTTCTCGAAGGAAGGTCTTATCGGCTTCAACACCCTTGGGTTGGAATTGTGAACCGTTCACAAGTTGATATTAATAAAAACGTCGATATGATTGCTGCCAGGCGGAGGGAGCGCGAGTTTTTTTCCTCCAGTCCTGATTATGGAAATTTGGCAAGCAAAATGGGGTCAGAATATCTTGCAAAACTTCTCTCAAAG CATTTAGAGTCTGTAATTAAAGCTCGCATTCCAGGAATTGCATCTTTGATCAACAAAAGCATTGGTGAACTTGAAGCCGAGTTGGATTATCTTGGTAGGCCTGTTGCTATTGATGCAGGG GCACAGTTATATACTATCTTAGAGTTGTGCCGGGCATTTGACCGGATATTCAAGGAGCATTTGGATGGAGG ACGACCTGGTGGCGATCGGATATTTGCAGTATTTGACCACCAGCTCCCTGTTGCTCTGAAGAGGCTGCCTTTTGATCGTCATCTTTCACTTCAAAATGTAAGGAAGGTGGTTTCAGAGGCAGATGGATACCAACCTCATCTAATTGCACCGGAGCAAGGTTATCGGCGCCTCATTGACAGTTCACTTAATTATTTCAGAGGCCCATCTGAAGCTTCTGTAGATGCC GTTCACTTTATTTTGAAGGAAATTGTAAGAAGGTCAATTGCAGAAACTCAG GAGTTGAAACGCTTTCCAACTCTTCAAGCGGAATTGGCAGCAGCTGCCAATGAAGCGTTGGAGAGGTTTCGTGAAGACAGCAAGAAGACAACTTTGCGTTTGGTGGACATGGAATCCTCTTATCTGACTGTGGATTTCTTTCGGAAACTCCCTCAACAAGTGGAGAAGGTGGGAGGAAATCCATCAGCTGCTTCCGATGATCGATATGCGGAGGGCCACTTCCACAGGATAGGATCCAATGTTTCCTCCTATGTAGGGATGGTGTCAGAGACACTTAAGAATTCTATCCCGAAGGCTGTTGTTCATTGTCAAGTGAGGGAGGCTAAGCGGTCTTTGCTCAATGACTTCTATATCCAATTGGGCAAAAAGGAG GGAAGGCAGCTTGCACAATTGCTGGGTGAGAATCCCGAAGTGATGGAAAGGAGGCAACAATGTGCCAAGAGGCTTGAATTGTACAAGTCTGCAAGGGATGAGATTGACTCAGTCTCATGGTCCTGA